From a region of the Anaeromyxobacter sp. genome:
- a CDS encoding winged helix-turn-helix transcriptional regulator, whose product MKPARARVASLARPPIATDPSRAVHLAEVLKAVAHPLRLRIIALLVEGDERVGAMAERLGASQAIVSQQLRILRGHGLVAADREGGGATYRLVERNLEGLVTCMEKCSR is encoded by the coding sequence ATGAAGCCGGCCCGCGCCCGCGTCGCCTCCCTGGCGCGGCCGCCCATCGCCACCGACCCGTCGCGCGCCGTGCACCTCGCCGAGGTGCTGAAGGCGGTGGCCCACCCGCTCCGGCTGCGCATCATCGCGCTGCTGGTGGAGGGGGACGAGCGGGTGGGGGCGATGGCCGAGCGGCTGGGCGCCAGCCAGGCCATCGTGTCGCAGCAGCTGCGCATCCTGCGGGGCCACGGGCTGGTGGCGGCCGACCGGGAGGGTGGCGGCGCCACCTACCGGCTGGTGGAGCGGAACCTGGAGGGGCTGGTCACCTGCATGGAGAAGTGCAGCCGCTGA
- a CDS encoding YeeE/YedE family protein, whose protein sequence is MIFPTDALAQEALTPLSLAGALVIGVAFGFVLERAGFGRAQILVAQFYGTKMTVYRTMFTAVVTAAIGTSLLAAVGLLDLRAVTINYPTYLWPMIVGGLLVGAGFVTSGYCPGTSVVAAASGKLDGAFTVLGVVLGTVLYAEVQPALGAFHDSGKLGGVFLYTLLRVPPLVLALLAAVVAYFTFKGAARIEALVNRSAAARAAASPPQA, encoded by the coding sequence ATGATCTTCCCGACTGATGCGCTGGCCCAGGAGGCCCTCACCCCCCTGTCGCTGGCCGGGGCGCTGGTCATCGGCGTGGCCTTCGGCTTCGTGCTGGAGCGGGCCGGCTTCGGCCGCGCCCAGATCCTGGTGGCCCAGTTCTACGGCACCAAGATGACGGTCTACCGCACCATGTTCACCGCGGTGGTGACGGCGGCCATCGGCACCTCGCTGCTGGCCGCGGTGGGCCTGCTCGATCTCCGGGCCGTGACCATCAACTACCCCACCTACCTCTGGCCCATGATCGTGGGGGGCCTGCTGGTGGGCGCCGGCTTCGTCACCTCCGGCTACTGCCCCGGCACCTCGGTGGTGGCGGCCGCCTCCGGCAAGCTCGACGGCGCCTTCACCGTGCTCGGCGTGGTCCTCGGCACGGTGCTGTACGCCGAGGTCCAGCCGGCGCTGGGCGCCTTCCACGACAGCGGCAAGCTGGGCGGGGTCTTCCTCTACACCCTGCTGCGCGTGCCGCCGCTGGTGCTGGCGCTGCTGGCGGCCGTGGTCGCGTACTTCACCTTCAAGGGCGCCGCCAGGATCGAGGCGCTCGTCAACCGGTCGGCGGCCGCCAGGGCCGCCGCCTCCCCCCCGCAGGCCTGA
- a CDS encoding YeeE/YedE family protein has protein sequence MEKNPDTFWNPYLAGVALGLVLLATFLLTGKGLGASGASFRVGVAAVQAAAPAHVEEVPLMASAIEDGPPLKYWLVFQTLGVILGGFLGAYTSGRFGRETLRGPTFGEAPRLALAVGGGALMGVGAQMARGCASGQALSGGALFSAGAWIFFMCFFGGGYGVAYFVRRQWR, from the coding sequence ATGGAGAAGAACCCCGACACGTTCTGGAACCCCTACCTGGCCGGCGTGGCCCTGGGGCTGGTGCTGCTGGCCACCTTCCTCCTCACCGGCAAGGGGCTGGGCGCCTCGGGCGCCAGCTTCCGGGTGGGCGTGGCGGCCGTGCAAGCGGCGGCCCCGGCCCACGTGGAGGAGGTGCCGCTGATGGCCAGCGCCATCGAGGACGGCCCGCCGCTCAAGTACTGGCTGGTCTTCCAGACGCTGGGCGTGATCCTGGGCGGCTTCCTGGGGGCCTACACCAGCGGCCGCTTCGGCCGCGAGACCCTGCGGGGGCCGACCTTCGGCGAGGCGCCGCGGCTGGCCCTGGCGGTGGGAGGCGGCGCGCTGATGGGCGTCGGCGCCCAGATGGCGCGCGGCTGCGCCTCGGGCCAGGCGCTCTCGGGCGGCGCGCTCTTCTCGGCGGGCGCCTGGATCTTCTTCATGTGCTTCTTCGGCGGCGGCTACGGCGTGGCCTACTTCGTGCGGAGGCAGTGGCGATGA
- a CDS encoding sigma-54-dependent Fis family transcriptional regulator: MALDGDFRVRYASELLDTLLGPAAAARARGAPVEELLGTELFGPGAPLRAALQAGEKREGWRAVLKGDGGASRLMSVSAAPLLPDRHGVCDPAARYLVVLRPADESTVEASGPIAGFGLIARSKAMSHVFRLIDTLQQSEATVLITGDSGTGKEVMARIIHAHSPRKSGPFVAFNAAALPGDLLESELFGHVRGAFTGAVRDRVGRFEAADDGTLFLDEVGDVPLHLQVKLLRVLQEHAYERVGDSVTRRTNARIIAATNRNLRRAVQEGTFREDLYYRLRVFPIEVPPLRARREDIEPIARLLLSRAGARAGRALQLSPDAVRVLLSHDWPGNVRELENALEFAATVCRGQTLQPEDLPPEIQEGAGGRAAEVEPAARPARRAEPARGGEGSPDQAGRESLTRALEAHRWNRLDTARSLGMSRSTLWRRMRALGLE, from the coding sequence ATGGCGCTCGACGGGGACTTCCGGGTCCGCTACGCCTCGGAGCTCCTCGACACCCTGCTCGGCCCGGCGGCGGCGGCCCGGGCCCGCGGCGCCCCGGTGGAGGAGCTGCTCGGCACCGAGCTCTTCGGTCCCGGCGCCCCCCTGCGCGCCGCCCTGCAGGCCGGGGAGAAGCGCGAGGGCTGGCGGGCCGTGCTCAAGGGCGACGGGGGGGCCAGCCGGCTCATGTCGGTCTCGGCCGCGCCGCTCCTGCCCGACCGCCACGGGGTGTGCGACCCGGCCGCCCGCTACCTGGTGGTGCTGCGGCCGGCCGACGAGTCCACCGTGGAGGCCAGCGGCCCCATCGCCGGCTTCGGGCTCATCGCCCGCTCCAAGGCCATGTCCCACGTCTTCCGGCTCATCGACACCCTGCAGCAGAGCGAGGCCACGGTCCTCATCACCGGCGACAGCGGCACCGGCAAGGAGGTCATGGCCCGCATCATCCACGCCCACTCCCCGCGCAAGAGCGGGCCCTTCGTGGCCTTCAACGCCGCGGCGCTGCCGGGGGACCTGCTGGAGAGCGAGCTCTTCGGCCACGTGCGCGGCGCCTTCACCGGCGCGGTGCGGGACCGGGTGGGCCGCTTCGAGGCGGCCGACGACGGGACGCTCTTCCTCGACGAGGTGGGCGACGTGCCGCTCCACCTCCAGGTGAAGCTGCTGCGGGTGCTGCAGGAGCACGCCTACGAGCGGGTGGGCGACAGCGTGACCCGCCGCACCAACGCCCGCATCATCGCCGCCACCAACCGCAACCTGCGGCGCGCCGTGCAGGAGGGGACCTTCCGCGAGGACCTCTACTACCGGCTGCGCGTCTTCCCCATCGAGGTGCCGCCGCTCCGGGCCCGGCGCGAGGACATCGAGCCCATCGCGCGGCTGCTGCTGTCCAGGGCCGGGGCGCGGGCCGGCCGGGCCCTGCAGCTCTCCCCCGACGCGGTGCGGGTGCTCCTCTCGCACGACTGGCCGGGCAACGTGCGCGAGCTGGAGAACGCCCTGGAGTTCGCCGCCACGGTCTGCCGCGGCCAGACGCTGCAGCCCGAGGACCTCCCGCCCGAGATCCAGGAGGGGGCCGGGGGCCGCGCCGCCGAGGTGGAGCCGGCGGCCAGGCCCGCCCGCCGCGCCGAGCCGGCCCGGGGGGGCGAGGGGTCGCCGGACCAGGCCGGGCGCGAGTCGCTGACCCGCGCCCTCGAGGCCCACCGCTGGAACCGGCTCGACACGGCCCGCTCGCTGGGGATGAGCCGCAGCACCCTGTGGCGGCGCATGCGGGCCCTGGGGCTGGAGTAG